One genomic window of Paraburkholderia phytofirmans PsJN includes the following:
- a CDS encoding TraR/DksA family transcriptional regulator, which produces MPEQQSDLSDEFIAQQRKRLEALLRELLGGEEDTIANERTAQEEHGDEAKEYEEEAQGMAQNEINQSLHDVNDQRVADIQRALRKIDEGTYGLSDESGQPIPKERLEVMPEAILTVAEQSRRETGK; this is translated from the coding sequence ATGCCGGAGCAACAGAGTGATCTGAGTGACGAGTTCATCGCGCAGCAGCGCAAGCGTCTAGAGGCGCTGCTGCGGGAACTGCTGGGCGGCGAGGAAGATACGATCGCGAACGAAAGAACGGCTCAGGAGGAGCATGGCGACGAGGCCAAGGAATACGAGGAGGAGGCGCAGGGAATGGCACAGAATGAGATTAACCAGTCGCTGCATGACGTGAACGACCAGCGCGTCGCGGATATCCAGCGTGCGCTGCGCAAAATCGACGAAGGCACCTACGGTCTCTCCGATGAAAGCGGCCAGCCGATCCCCAAAGAGCGGCTCGAGGTCATGCCCGAGGCTATCCTGACCGTTGCGGAGCAGAGCCGCCGGGAGACCGGCAAGTAG
- a CDS encoding DUF6566 family protein, which produces MPASTIFYGEFEMVVRPETNKFGAWVASVSLKNSAGKVVDIRPMTVQPEWLTEEEAIRDAVEWGRRFIDREFETPQPHSWVSARARAEDWFRDAEEKSHGPDISS; this is translated from the coding sequence ATGCCAGCATCCACTATTTTCTACGGCGAGTTCGAGATGGTCGTGCGCCCAGAGACCAATAAGTTCGGCGCCTGGGTCGCCAGCGTGAGCCTGAAAAATAGCGCAGGTAAAGTCGTCGATATTCGCCCGATGACCGTTCAACCCGAATGGCTGACCGAAGAAGAAGCGATCAGAGATGCGGTCGAATGGGGCCGCCGTTTCATCGATCGTGAGTTCGAGACGCCGCAACCGCACTCCTGGGTCAGCGCCCGGGCTCGCGCGGAGGACTGGTTCCGCGATGCGGAAGAAAAATCGCACGGCCCAGACATCAGTTCCTGA
- a CDS encoding ATP-dependent Clp protease ATP-binding subunit, with product MAALCEICNARPAVARVTVVQNGERKTLSICDYDYRQLMRHQSMANPFDSLLGGGGLSRFFGGLGGAGAGAGAEDDDEEELAAELPRESVDATDAFSEQTLELLQRAAEKAHELQRNELDTEHLLYVLADNDVGTALLKELKLSPQDIKGYIDQHAQKGNASPDTPMDKMTISPRMKKVIQSAFQASRDLGHSYIGPEHLLIGLAAVPDSIAGTLLKKYGVTPEALRQKVVKVVGKGAEDGRVDTPTGTPTLDKFGRDLTALARQGKLDPVLGRAQEIESTIEVLARRRKNNPVLIGEPGVGKTAIVEGLAQRIVNDEVPENLRGKRLVEVNINSMVAGAKYRGEFEERAKTLIDEVTAKKDELVLFIDELHMIVGAGQGGGEGGLDVANVLKPALARGELSLIGATTLNEYQKYIEKDAALERRFQPVLVPEPTVEQTIVILRGLRDKLEAHHQVTFADDAFVAAAEMSDRYITSRFLPDKAIDLIDQAAARVRIGATSRPADIQELEAEIAQLKREQDYASSRKRYDEAKKFEERIGEKQSKLDEQMEAWQRKTGSETLEVTVAAIAEVVSRQTGIPVTDLTQEERQKLLDMENKLRERVVGQDDAVLAVSDAVRLSRAGLGQANRPIATFLFLGPTGVGKTELAKALAETVFGDEQAVIRIDMSEYMERHAVARLIGAPPGYVGYDEGGQLTERVRRRPYSVILLDEIEKAHADVSNVLLQVFDDGRLTDGKGRVVDFSNTIIIATSNLGAHIIMDNLEKLEADQLPEKKLREELMDVLKGHFRPEFLNRIDEVIVFHGLSRENIRSIVQIQLERVIRTAAAQDITLKMDESILDHLADAGYRPEFGARELKRQIRQELETRLAKEILGGKLKSGDSVEVSYDKDSGEVKFVRDEAPPPKAKRVNGRAKKKSSDEVGSTESTEGAGS from the coding sequence ATGGCCGCCCTTTGCGAAATCTGTAACGCCCGTCCCGCTGTCGCCCGTGTGACCGTTGTGCAGAACGGCGAGCGGAAAACTTTATCGATCTGCGATTACGACTATCGGCAATTAATGCGGCACCAAAGCATGGCGAACCCGTTCGACTCGCTGCTCGGAGGAGGCGGTCTGTCCCGCTTCTTCGGCGGTCTTGGCGGCGCGGGCGCCGGCGCCGGCGCGGAAGATGATGACGAAGAAGAATTGGCCGCGGAGTTGCCGCGCGAATCGGTCGACGCCACCGACGCCTTCAGCGAGCAGACGCTCGAATTGTTGCAGCGCGCGGCAGAGAAAGCGCACGAACTCCAGCGAAACGAACTTGACACCGAACATCTGCTGTACGTACTAGCGGACAACGATGTCGGCACCGCGCTGCTGAAGGAACTCAAACTCTCGCCGCAGGATATTAAAGGGTACATCGACCAGCATGCGCAGAAGGGAAACGCGAGCCCCGATACGCCGATGGACAAGATGACCATCTCGCCGCGCATGAAGAAAGTGATCCAGAGCGCGTTCCAGGCATCGCGCGATCTGGGTCATTCCTACATCGGGCCCGAGCATCTGCTCATCGGGCTTGCGGCGGTGCCGGACAGTATTGCGGGCACCTTGCTGAAGAAGTACGGCGTGACACCGGAAGCGCTGCGGCAGAAAGTGGTGAAGGTAGTCGGCAAAGGCGCCGAGGATGGCCGCGTCGACACGCCGACCGGCACGCCCACACTCGACAAGTTCGGCCGTGATCTCACGGCTCTGGCGCGGCAGGGCAAGCTCGACCCGGTGCTGGGTCGTGCGCAGGAAATCGAAAGCACGATTGAAGTACTCGCGCGGCGCAGGAAGAACAATCCGGTGTTGATCGGCGAACCGGGGGTCGGCAAGACCGCGATCGTCGAAGGCCTGGCGCAGCGTATCGTCAACGACGAAGTTCCCGAAAATCTGCGCGGCAAGCGGCTCGTCGAGGTCAATATCAATTCGATGGTGGCGGGTGCGAAGTATCGCGGCGAGTTCGAAGAACGCGCAAAAACGCTGATCGACGAAGTGACGGCGAAGAAAGACGAACTGGTTCTATTCATCGACGAATTGCACATGATCGTGGGCGCAGGCCAGGGCGGCGGCGAAGGCGGCCTCGACGTCGCGAACGTGCTCAAACCGGCGCTGGCCCGTGGCGAACTCAGCCTGATCGGCGCGACGACGCTCAACGAATACCAGAAGTACATCGAAAAAGACGCAGCGCTCGAGCGGCGCTTTCAGCCGGTGCTGGTGCCCGAGCCGACCGTCGAGCAGACCATCGTCATCTTGCGCGGTCTGCGCGACAAGCTCGAAGCGCATCATCAGGTGACCTTTGCGGACGATGCGTTCGTCGCCGCCGCGGAGATGTCGGACCGTTACATCACATCGCGCTTTCTCCCCGACAAAGCCATCGACCTGATCGACCAGGCTGCCGCGCGCGTGCGCATCGGCGCCACCTCGCGCCCGGCCGACATCCAGGAACTCGAAGCCGAAATCGCCCAGCTCAAGCGCGAGCAGGACTATGCGTCCTCGCGCAAGCGCTACGACGAGGCGAAGAAGTTCGAGGAGCGTATCGGCGAAAAGCAGTCGAAACTCGATGAGCAGATGGAGGCATGGCAGCGCAAGACCGGTTCGGAAACGCTTGAAGTGACGGTGGCGGCCATCGCCGAAGTAGTGTCGCGCCAAACCGGCATTCCGGTCACCGATCTGACACAGGAGGAGCGTCAGAAACTGCTGGACATGGAGAACAAACTGCGCGAGCGCGTGGTTGGCCAGGACGACGCGGTGCTTGCCGTGAGCGACGCCGTGCGCCTGTCGCGCGCCGGACTTGGCCAGGCGAACCGGCCTATCGCGACCTTTCTGTTTCTCGGACCGACCGGCGTCGGCAAGACCGAGCTCGCGAAGGCCCTGGCGGAAACCGTGTTCGGCGATGAGCAGGCGGTGATCCGTATCGACATGTCGGAATATATGGAGCGTCACGCGGTGGCGCGGTTGATCGGCGCGCCTCCGGGCTATGTCGGGTATGACGAGGGCGGCCAGTTGACCGAGCGCGTCCGGCGGCGCCCGTACAGCGTGATCCTGCTCGACGAGATCGAGAAAGCCCACGCGGACGTGAGCAACGTGCTGCTCCAGGTATTCGACGACGGCCGGCTGACCGACGGCAAGGGTCGCGTGGTGGACTTCAGCAACACGATCATCATCGCGACCAGCAATCTCGGCGCACACATCATCATGGATAACCTCGAGAAGCTCGAGGCGGACCAGTTGCCGGAGAAGAAGCTTCGCGAAGAACTGATGGATGTGCTGAAGGGCCACTTCCGCCCGGAATTCCTTAATCGTATCGACGAGGTGATCGTCTTCCACGGGCTTTCTCGCGAGAATATCCGCTCGATCGTGCAGATCCAGCTCGAACGGGTCATACGCACGGCGGCGGCCCAGGACATCACGCTCAAGATGGACGAGTCGATTCTCGACCATCTTGCCGACGCCGGCTACCGGCCCGAGTTCGGTGCCCGCGAACTGAAGCGGCAGATCCGCCAGGAACTGGAAACGCGGCTTGCCAAGGAGATTCTCGGCGGTAAGCTGAAATCGGGCGACAGTGTCGAGGTCAGCTACGACAAGGACAGCGGCGAAGTGAAGTTCGTTCGCGACGAGGCGCCGCCGCCCAAGGCGAAGCGCGTCAATGGCCGGGCCAAGAAGAAGTCGTCCGACGAAGTCGGCAGCACCGAGTCCACGGAGGGCGCCGGGTCCTGA